One Drosophila willistoni isolate 14030-0811.24 chromosome XL unlocalized genomic scaffold, UCI_dwil_1.1 Seg142, whole genome shotgun sequence genomic region harbors:
- the LOC6644723 gene encoding ionotropic receptor 21a has translation MGSVIKSSRRWALTPFSWFCIINPISHNIFGQQPLDRKCVSRRLIDRYGLNEQLYGRKNCLSESRRHKRRIDATFYGNPKPRSQLLADQFHVNNLNYDQTNSLVALVNQIAADYLAKCPPVIYYDSFVEKSDGLILENLFKTLPITFYHGEINSRYEAKNTHFTRHIDSNCKSYILFLSDPLMTRKILGPQTESRVVLVSRSTQWKLRDFLISELSSNIVNLLVIGESLMTDTVRERPYVLYTHKLYADGLGSNVPVVLTSWMKGGLSRPHINLFPPKFQAGFAGHRFQVSASNQPPFIFRIHSIDSSGMSQLRWDGIEYRLLSLIGKRLNFSLDITETAKEMHTHGVVNNIQRQIELKAVDIGMSGIFITEERLRETEMSVGHSKDCAAFITLASKALPKYRAIMGPFQWTVWVALICVYLGGIFPIVFTDRLTLSHLMGNWGEMENMFWYVFGMFTNAFTFTGKYSWSNTKKVSTRLLIGAYWLFTIIITSCYTGSIIAFVTLPAFPDTVDSVLDLLGLFYRVGTLDNGGWENWFQNSTHVPTVKLYKKMEFVSSIDEGIGNVTQSFFWNYAFLGSKAQLEYLVQSNFSDENISRRSALHLSEECFALFQIGFLYPRESVYKRKIDSMILLAQQSGLMAKIGNEVSWAMQRSSSGRLLQASSSSSLREIIQEERQLTTADTEGMFLLMALGYFLGGVALVSEIVGGITNKCRQIIKRSRKSAASSLSSRHSSSKDLERTSAEQLAHDERKLARREAADEGQRMGFGMREFNLTRTTLRELYGNVNRSDQSSNQPLENLKNHHGTHKHTSPLNSDVHEALDGLDEFIAQIEMTDDKQSADQEHSNCDHFGPSLDHDEEVEKEADDLPDPFGDLSNFRLYNIQESNSSQE, from the exons ATGGGATCTGTAATCAAGAG TAGCAGAAGGTGGGCTTTAACCCCATTTTCATGGTTTTGCATAATTAATCCAATTT CTCATAACATTTTTGGGCAACAA CCATTGGATAGAAAATGTGTGAGCCGCCGTCTCATTGACCGTTATGGCTTAAACGAGCAGCTATATGGCAGGAAGAATTGCCTGAGTGAAAGTAGACGCCATAAGCGACGCATTGATGCCACTTTTTATGGCAATCCAAAGCCACGATCGCAACTTCTGGCCGATCAATTTCATGTGAATAATTTGAATTACGATCAGACCAATTCTTTGGTTGCTTTGGTTAATCAAATAGCCGCTGATTACTTGGCCAAGTGTCCGCCTGTTATTTATTATGATAGTTTTGTTGAAAAATCGGATGGTCTAATATTGGAGAATCTTTTTAAG ACCCTTCCCATTACGTTTTATCATGGCGAGATTAATTCTCGCTATGAGGCTAAGAATACACATTTCACCCGGCATATTGATAGCAATTGCAAGAGTTATATATTGTTTCTATCGGATCCATTGATGACGCGAAAGATTTTGGGACCACAGACCGAGAGTCGTGTTGTCTTGGTATCGCGTTCGACCCAATGGAAATTGAGAGATTTTCTTATCTCGGAGTTGTCATCGAATATTGTCAATCTCTTGGTCATTGGAGAGTCTCTGATGACTGATACTGTGAGG GAACGCCCTTATGTTCTATACACGCATAAACTTTACGCTGATGGCCTGGGCTCGAATGTTCCGGTTGTTCTCACCAGCTGGATGAAGGGTGGTCTATCGAGACCACATATCAACTTGTTTCCACCAAAATTTCAGGCCGGTTTCGCTGGACATCGATTTCAGGTGTCGGCATCAAATCAACCGCCCTTTATCTTTCGCATACACAGCATCGATTCGTCGGGCATGAGTCAATTGCGTTGGGATGGCATCGAGTATCGCTTACTCAGTTTGATTGGCAAACGATTGAACTTCTCACTGGATATCACCGAGACGGCAAAGGAAATGCACACACACGGCGTTGTTAACAATATACAAAGACAAATTGAACTGAAGGCCGTGGATATTGGTATGTCGGGCATATTCATTACGGAGGAACGTTTACGGGAAACAGAGATGTCGGTGGGACATTCAAAAGATTGCGCTGCCTTCATAACGCTGGCATCGAAGGCATTACCCAAATATCGTGCCATTATGGGTCCATTTCAATGGACCGTGTGGGTAGCCCTAATCTGTGTCTATTTGGGTGGCATATTCCCCATAGTCTTTACAGATCGTTTAACTCTTAGCCATCTGATGGGCAATTGGGGTGAAATGGAGAATATGTTTTGGTATGTCTTTGGCATGTTCACAAATGCCTTCACCTTTACGGGTAAATACTCATGGAGTAATACAAAGAAAGTGTCGACACGTCTACTGATCGGTGCTTATTGGTTATTTACCATAATTATAACATCATGTTATACTGGTTCGATAATTGCTTTTGTCACACTGCCAGCATTTCCCGATACAGTGGACTCGGTGCTTGATCTACTTGGCTTATTCTATCGTGTGGGTACATTAG ATAATGGTGGCTGGGAGAATTGGTTTCAAAACTCCACCCATGTACCCACTGTAAAATTGTATAAGAAAATGGAATTTGTTAGCTCTATCGATGAGGGCATTGGTAATGTTACGCAAAGTTTCTTTTGGAACTACGCCTTTCTCGGCTCCAAGGCACAATTGGAGTATTTGGTTCAATCGAATTTCTCCGATGA AAACATTTCACGTCGTTCGGCCTTGCATTTGAGTGAAGAATGTTTTGCTCTCTTTCAAATTGGTTTTCTTTATCCACGTGAATCCGTATATAAACGTAAAATCGACTCAATGATTCTCCTGGCCCAACAGAGTGGCCTAATGGCAAAAATCGGCAATGAGGTTAGCTGGGCCATGCAGCGTTCGTCTTCGGGTCGCCTCCTCCAGGCCAGTTCGTCCAGTTCACTACGCGAAATTATACAAGAGGAACGTCAATTGACCACAGCCGATACCGAGGGCATGTTTCTATTGATGGCATTGGGCTATTTCCTCGGCGGTGTCGCCTTGGTATCCGAAATCGTTGGTGGCATCACGAATAAGTGTCGTCAAATTATCAAACGTTCACGTAAATCAGCCGCAAGTAGCTTATCCTCGCGGCATAGTTCATCGAAAGACTTGGAACGCACCTCGGCCGAGCAATTGGCCCACGATGAAAGAAAGCTGGCACGTCGCGAGGCCGCCGATGAGGGCCAACGCATGGGTTTCGGCATGAGAGAATTCAATTTGACACGAACAACATTGCGAGAGTTGTATGGAAATGTAAATAGATCGGATCAAAGCTCAAATCAGCCATTGGAAAATCTAAAGAATCATCATGGcacccacaaacacacaagtcCATTGAATTCGGATGTCCATGAAGCACTCGATGGTCTTGATGAATTTATAGCTCAGATCGAAATGACAGATGATAAACAATCTGCAGACCAAGAACATAGCAATTGTGACCATTTTGGACCATCGTTGGACCACGACGAGGAAGTAGAAAAAGAAGCTGATGATCTACCCGATCCTTTTGGGGATCTAAGCAATTTCCGTTTGTATAATATTCAGGAAAGCAATTCATCGCAGGAATAA
- the LOC6644722 gene encoding uncharacterized protein LOC6644722, producing the protein MNFSIISVVILMAVAGGPDAAGAADFGDKIHTNSTKMDLFTECLARSVVYLANNFIATQINTLVIRQSCLNCSYPLYERQRKLIDYVLQHSGPKLAVHITNRKPQVQEISHYTLFVVNNVEAFRKQNWSVPDRVTEHYYHFLIVVSARFQEIGFEYIVRELILASFHVHVPNVIVVIQRTEPQDIRIYAHTFFDADCKPGVQIYEYNRFNASGRLMKSILQLFPPLSFTGNNCTVRVSAHQVPPYFMLKNRKKAMTEKGILLEGSEARGIDAELLLLLAKAMRFRIQLLMPNESTQLYGEANVSGCLAQLAAGKADMAIGSLSGSDKRRNFFSISAVYHQCYFVFVLRSQLASNRYNHLLLPFRRKIWYATGILLLSLLLFIGILRRQILLNYPLESLLVSCFGCPVATQRLATSFWGRYIFVNWLLLTLVLRCAYQAKLFDVLRAPHYIVLPECLQEMIEQNYTLVSSSYHDFYPEYITYRMNSTFQERYRYLENAALGKRLATISLLNNLAYWNRKHRNNSSLTYMREPIYLYQLAIYFPKLSLYKYAIDRKINQLLSSGVMGHIERRYLSVNYIDMRESHHLPKITNDIFVGVYKVIVALFILSMLLFILERLSMKWQGLRQIIEWMQ; encoded by the exons ATGAATTTCAGTATCATTTCGGTTGTCATTTTAATGGCCGTTGCTGGTGGTCCTgatgctgctggtgctgctgatTTTGGTGACAAAATTCATACAAATTCAACCAAAATGGATTTATTTACCGAGTGTTTGGCCCGTTCTGTGGTTTATCTTGCGAATAACTTCATTGCCACACAGATCAATACATTGGTCATACGTCAGAGTTGTCTAAATTGTTCTTACCCATTGTATGAACGTCAGCGTAAGCTAATTGATTATGTACTGCAGCATAGTGGGCCCAAATTGGCGGTGCATATTACCAATAGAAAGCCGCAAGTGCAAGAGATATCCCATTATACGTTATTTGTGGTCAACAATGTGGAGGCATTTCG TAAACAGAATTGGTCGGTGCCCGATCGAGTGACCGAGCATTATTATCATTTTCTCATCGTTGTGAGTGCTCGCTTCCAGGAAATCGGTTTCGAATACATCGTACGGGAATTGATTTTGGCCAGTTTTCACGTACATGTGCCCAATGTGATTGTTGTGATCCAGCGGACCGAGCCCCAGGACATTAGAATCTATGCCCATACGTTTTTCGATGCCGATTGCAAACCTGGCGTTCAGATCTATGAGTATAATCGCTTCAATGCAAGTGGTCGGCTGATGAAATCGATTTTGCAACTCTTTCCGCCGCTTTCGTTTACGGGGAACAATTGCACTGTACGGGTGAGTGCCCATCAGGTGCCTCCTTACTTCATGTTAAAGAATCGCAAGAAGGCAATGACAGAGAAGGGCATACTACTAGAAGGAAGTGAGGCAAGGGGCATTGATGCCGAATTGTTGTTACTTCTGGCTAAAGCAATGCGATTTCGCATCCAATTGTTAATGCCCAATGAGTCGACTCAATTGTATGGCGAGGCCAATGTATCCGGATGTTTGGCTCAG CTGGCAGCTGGcaaggcggacatggccattGGCAGTCTCAGCGGCTCGGATAAGCGACGCAATTTCTTCTCGATCTCAGCGGTTTATCATCAATGttattttgtgtttgtatTACGTTCCCAGCTAGCTTCGAATCGTTATAATCATCTGCTTTTGCCCTTTCGGCGAAAGATTTGGTATGCCACTGGGATACTTTTGTTGTCGCTTCTCCTATTCATTGGAATCCTTCGACGACAGATTCTATTGAACTATCCGCTAGAGTCGCTGTTGGTCAGTTGCTTTGGCTGTCCGGTGGCCACCCAAAGATTGGCCACTAGTTTCTGGGGACGTTACATCTTTGTCAATTGGCTACTACTTACCTTGGTGCTGCGCTGTGCCTATCAGGCCAAGCTCTTCGATGTGTTGCGCGCCCCTCACTACATTGTATTGCCCGAGTGTCTGCaagaaatgattgaacagaaTTATACACTGGTTAGTTCCAGCTACCATGATTTCTATCCAGAATACATAACATATCGCATGAATTCGACATTTCAAGAACGATACAGATATCTGGAGAACGCAGCATTGGGTAAACGACTGGCCACCATTTCGCTGCTCAATAATCTGGCCTATTGGAACAGGAAGCATAGGAATAACAGTAGTCTTACCTATATGCGAGAACCCATTTACCTTTATCAATTGGCCATTTATTTTCCCAAGCTTTCGCTATATAAATACGCTATCGATCGTAAGATCAATCAATTGCTCAGTTCGGGAGTTATGGGACATATCGAGAGGCGTTATCTGTCGGTGAACTATATCGATATGCGAGAAAGTCATCATCTGCCGAAAATTACCAATGACATATTCGTTGGCGTTTACAAAGTGATTGTTGCTCTGTTCATTTTAAGTATGTTGCTTTTTATTCTCGAGAGATTGTCCATGAAGTGGCAGGGATTGAGGCAAATTATTGAGTGGATGCAATAG